The Coffea arabica cultivar ET-39 chromosome 3c, Coffea Arabica ET-39 HiFi, whole genome shotgun sequence genome contains a region encoding:
- the LOC113734322 gene encoding heterogeneous nuclear ribonucleoprotein 1-like translates to MDSDQGKLFIGGISWETSEDKLKDYFGKYGDVLQTVVMRDKVSGKPRGFGFVVFADPNILDGVLQDRHVIDGRTVEAKRALSREEQQISKVGNANTGRSFGGGGGGNTRTKKIFVGGLPPTLTDEAFRQYFESYGDVTDVVIMFDQQTNRPRGFGFISFDSEEAVDRVLHKTFHDLNGKQVEVKRALPKDANPGGSGRAMGGGGGGYQGYGASGGNSNSYESRMDSNRYMQSQNTGGGYPPYGSSGYNTTGYGYGPTNNGMGYGGYGNFGGANPGYGGPAAAAAYGNPNVPNAGYGSGPPGAPRNTWNSQGSSGYGNVGYGNAPWGASNTSGGGLGGAGAAAGHSPSGAAGYGNQGYGYGGYGTNDGAYGNPATYGGGGRAGGTPNSNSSAGNGAGDLQAGAGGYMGGGYGDTSGNAGYGNAGWRSDPSQAAGNYGGQAGYGGGYGGAPTRQAQQQ, encoded by the exons ATGGATTCAGATCAGGGGAAGCTATTTATAGGAGGGATTTCATGGGAAACATCAGAGGACAAATTGAAGGACTATTTTGGCAAATACGGTGACGTATTGCAGACCGTAGTGATGAGGGATAAAGTTTCTGGCAAGCCCAGAGGATTTGGGTTTGTGGTTTTTGCAGATCCCAATATTCTTGATGGGGTTCTTCAAGATAGGCATGTCATTGATGGCCGCACT GTTGAGGCTAAGAGAGCTTTATCAAGAGAGGAACAACAGATCTCTAAAGTTGGAAACGCTAATACTGGGAGGAGctttggtggtggtggtggtggaaatACTAGGACAAAGAAGATATTTGTTGGAGGATTACCTCCAACTTTAACTGATGAGGCTTTTCGTCAGTATTTTGAATCTTATGGTGATGTTACTGATGTGGTAATCATGTTTGACCAGCAGACGAACCGACCCCGTGGATTTGGATTTATTTCTTTTGACTCTGAGGAAGCTGTTGATAGGGTCTTACACAAGACATTTCATGATTTAAATGGTAAGCAAGTGGAAGTGAAGCGCGCTCTTCCAAAGGATGCTAATCCTGGTGGGAGTGGCCGTGCCATGGGTGGCGGTGGTGGAGGTTACCAGGGATATGGTGCATCTGGTGGTAATTCAAATTCATATGAGAGTCGAATGGATTCCAACAGGTACATGCAATCTCAAAACACAGGAGGGGGATATCCACCTTACGGATCTTCTGGATATAATACTACTGGTTATGGATATGGTCCTACCAATAATGGTATGGGTTATGGAGGCTATGGAAATTTTGGAGGTGCTAATCCTGGATATGGTGgccctgctgctgctgctgcttatGGAAACCCAAATGTGCCTAATGCTGGTTATGGAAGTGGTCCACCAGGTGCACCAAGGAACACGTGGAACTCTCAGGGATCCTCTGGATATGGAAATGTAGGCTATGGAAATGCTCCCTGGGGTGCTTCTAACACTAGTGGTGGTGGCCTAGGTGGTGCTGGAGCTGCTGCTGGACATTCTCCCAGTGGAGCTGCAGGATATGGAAATCAAGGTTACGGTTATGGAGGATATGGTACAAATGATGGGGCTTATGGTAACCCGGCTACTTATGGTGGTGGCGGGCGTGCAGGGGGTACTCCAAATAGTAATTCCTCAGCTGGAAATGGTGCTGGAGATCTACAAGCTGGTGCTGGGGGTTATATGGGAGGTGGCTATGGTGATACATCTGGGAATGCAGGGTATGGAAATGCAGGATGGAGGTCGGACCCCTCACAAGCTGCTGGCAATTATGGAGGCCAAGCTGGGTATGGTGGAGGCTATGGTGGTGCACCAACTCGGCAAGCTCAGCAGCAGTAA
- the LOC113734886 gene encoding uncharacterized protein encodes MGCFLACFGFTKKRRRSKGRSKNASGHQSYGRYVPLDCDVTVKLECDEMQKASATELRDKPKESSTAKIKKKVSFNLNVKTYEPLPNDELSNCNLSEGEEKTMWEYNQEETAGASMKYFNYEDNLMASKIGSFPSNYRYQNCRDSYDEEDEMEVEDSDLDDEDELDFDEDAIGESYDFRSQKLCQASVEEEGKVTTDQLAEKGSNLLQPQVLQHQEHNKTELNQNARNRSHNVFSVLAPVENLTQWKEVKAKTRQQLKHQKENIVLEQKQHMPLCTKKSSEPLASNSSVDLNQFKPQSHEIAVDASLSNWLVSFNGKDSNAAIANAHQKRSRWMHQTRSADEIELL; translated from the exons ATGGGGTGCtttcttgcttgttttgggtTCACCAAGAAAAGGAGAAGGTCAAAGGGTAGGAGCAAAAATGCATCTGGACACCAA AGTTATGGAAGGTATGTACCTCTGGACTGTGATGTTACGGTCAAACTTGAATGTGATGAGATGCAGAAGGCCTCAGCAACAGAGCTTAG AGATAAGCCTAAAGAATCGTCGACCgcgaaaataaagaaaaaagtgaGCTTCAATTTGAATGTCAAGACTTATGAGCCCCTTCCTAACGATGAGCTTAGTAATTGCAATCTTTCTGAGGGTGAGGAGAAGACAATGTGGGAATATAATCAAGAAGAAACAGCTGGAGCAAGCATGAAATATTTCAATTATGAAGACAATTTGATGGCATCAAAGATTGGATCATTCCCTTCGAATTATAGATATCAAAATTGCAGAGATAGCTATGATGAAGAGGATGAGATGGAAGTAGAGGATAGCGATCTAGATGATGAGGATGAACTTGACTTTGATGAAGATGCTATTGGTGAAAGCTATGATTTCAGAAGTCAAAAACTATGCCAGGCATCAGTGGAAGAAGAGGGAAAAGTTACAACCGATCAATTGGCAGAAAAAGGAAGCAATCTTTTGCAGCCTCAAGTTTTGCAGCATCAAGAACATAACAAGACTGAATTAAACCAAAATGCTCGAAACAGGAGTCACAATGTCTTTTCTGTGCTTGCTCCAGTTGAAAATCTCACTCAATGGAAAGAGGTTAAAGCTAAAACTAGACAGCAATTGAAGCATCAGAAGGAAAACATAGTGTTAGAGCAAAAGCAGCATATGCCCTTATGTACGAAGAAGAGCTCCGAACCTTTAGCTTCGAACTCATCAGTGGATTTGAATCAATTCAAGCCTCAGAGTCATGAAATTGCAGTTGATGCTAGCCTTTCAAACTGGTTGGTTTCTTTCAATGGTAAGGACAGCAATGCTGCAATAGCAAACGCCCATCAAAAAAGATCAAGGTGGATGCATCAGACTCGTTCCGCAGATGAGATAGAACTACTCTAA